From the Spiroplasma chrysopicola DF-1 genome, one window contains:
- a CDS encoding IS3 family transposase, whose amino-acid sequence MKNYAIILELRFQCPDVETLMRIIENLPKYIYFYNNFRPQAKLKGMSPVQYRKSFLQVTF is encoded by the coding sequence ATGAAAAATTATGCAATTATCTTGGAATTACGATTTCAATGTCCAGACGTGGAAACTCTTATGAGAATTATTGAAAATCTACCTAAATATATCTATTTTTACAATAATTTTAGACCACAAGCCAAATTAAAAGGAATGAGTCCTGTTCAATACAGAAAATCATTCCTTCAAGTAACTTTTTAA
- a CDS encoding IS3 family transposase, protein MGTKWFTKNEKLNILKYYKENGWAKTIKKFEISTPTLSRWKKAVKISGEKALEPGNGLQSKGIRRPGRPKNLNFELMTKKELIEYIEMIQDVKKSLPKSKKKKFQTIWSLKKKYKIKYLCKILNVSRAGYYKWFNAGMKLFNKWNNTIAKIVKTLFLTFKKIYGYNMLTLIINKLYNWNLKPHIVYRYMKNMNLKSIIRIKKFNYKLSSGNKRHENIMNQDFSTTDINQKIGTDIIYLLTSDKTYFLSIVKDFHTNEILDYQISNNLEKEFVFKNIINSWVKAGKPSTWVLQSDQGFHYTNSDYEKLCNYLGITISMSRRGNSYENYWKST, encoded by the coding sequence ATGGGAACAAAATGATTTACAAAAAACGAAAAACTTAATATTTTAAAATATTACAAAGAAAATGGTTGAGCAAAAACAATTAAAAAATTTGAAATTTCAACACCAACTTTATCTCGTTGAAAAAAGGCAGTTAAAATTAGTGGAGAAAAAGCGTTAGAACCAGGAAATGGTCTACAATCTAAAGGAATTCGCCGACCAGGGCGTCCAAAAAATCTTAATTTTGAATTAATGACAAAAAAAGAATTAATTGAGTATATTGAAATGATTCAAGATGTAAAAAAGTCCTTGCCCAAATCGAAAAAGAAGAAATTTCAAACGATTTGGTCCTTAAAGAAAAAATACAAAATTAAATATTTATGCAAAATTTTAAATGTTTCTAGAGCTGGTTATTATAAATGATTTAATGCTGGAATGAAACTTTTTAATAAATGGAATAATACAATTGCAAAAATAGTTAAAACGTTATTTCTAACTTTTAAGAAAATTTATGGATATAATATGTTAACACTAATTATTAATAAACTATATAATTGAAATTTAAAACCTCATATTGTCTATAGATATATGAAAAATATGAATTTAAAATCAATTATTAGAATAAAAAAATTTAATTATAAATTATCTTCTGGTAACAAAAGACATGAAAATATCATGAATCAAGATTTTTCAACCACAGATATTAATCAAAAAATAGGAACAGACATAATATATTTATTAACAAGCGATAAAACCTATTTTTTATCAATAGTAAAAGACTTTCATACTAATGAAATTTTGGACTACCAAATCAGTAATAATTTAGAAAAAGAATTTGTCTTTAAAAACATAATTAATTCTTGAGTAAAAGCTGGAAAGCCATCAACTTGAGTTCTACAATCAGATCAAGGTTTTCATTATACAAATTCTGATTATGAAAAATTATGCAATTATCTTGGAATTACGATTTCAATGTCCAGACGTGGAAACTCTTATGAGAATTATTGAAAATCTACCTAA
- a CDS encoding dicarboxylate/amino acid:cation symporter, whose amino-acid sequence MTINLLADNAGSSILNDFLALGSWQTLVAVVVFYAVIIPFFILINRYKVKFIYRILMGLGIGLVFGIVIQAIIGFPQTAEGLKEHTWVMQFNIWANLLKEIFINGILLLTVPVVFLAIFRITAKPGQKGIGRITLKGIGLLLLNVTFAFIITFWLGILFKVGAGMDLDSQVEGNDPNGTHETKPLPQIIWDYMPKNFMGALALGVIIPVMVLGAITGHSVKMLNKRKPEQMARIRNAMDTGWDLVISMLMTFMKIMPIAVISMITTAITSRPIGALATIGKVIGLGYLSLLISVAFLTLMLFLFGFRLKGWWKAAWKPLVQAFATQSSNATLPVAMETLKDDMKVDDKVVSTIAPLSTSLGLMACAGVQAGLVTSFLWTGSDKIASGFSGGLAVFFIMSLIICLIASLGIAGIPGTAAVVTSGVLGGLGYASMFGPVYAIIGALDGLFDMGRTAVNVVAGVAVASMTAKTEGLIGDDSEILSAKQLAKQKEILSNRIKKDNLKETKQLALKEKMAAKKAS is encoded by the coding sequence ATGACAATTAATTTATTAGCTGATAATGCAGGGTCTAGTATTCTAAATGACTTTTTAGCGTTAGGATCATGGCAAACACTTGTTGCTGTAGTTGTTTTTTATGCAGTTATCATTCCATTTTTTATTCTAATTAATCGTTATAAAGTTAAATTTATTTATAGAATTTTAATGGGATTAGGAATTGGTTTAGTTTTCGGGATTGTTATCCAAGCAATCATTGGCTTTCCCCAAACAGCTGAAGGCTTAAAAGAACATACTTGAGTAATGCAATTTAATATTTGAGCAAACTTATTAAAAGAAATCTTTATTAATGGAATTTTATTATTAACAGTTCCAGTTGTATTTTTAGCAATTTTTCGAATAACTGCTAAACCAGGACAAAAAGGGATTGGTCGAATTACTCTAAAAGGAATTGGATTATTACTATTAAATGTAACTTTTGCATTTATTATAACTTTCTGATTAGGGATTTTATTTAAAGTTGGTGCTGGAATGGACCTTGATTCACAAGTTGAAGGAAATGATCCAAATGGTACCCATGAAACAAAACCATTACCACAAATTATTTGAGATTATATGCCAAAAAACTTTATGGGGGCCTTAGCCTTAGGAGTTATTATTCCTGTCATGGTTTTAGGAGCAATAACAGGACATTCTGTTAAGATGTTAAATAAACGTAAACCTGAACAAATGGCACGGATTCGTAATGCAATGGATACAGGATGAGATTTAGTTATTTCAATGTTAATGACATTTATGAAAATTATGCCAATTGCTGTTATTTCAATGATTACAACAGCGATTACTTCACGACCAATTGGAGCCTTAGCAACAATTGGAAAAGTAATTGGATTAGGATACTTATCATTATTAATTTCTGTCGCATTCTTAACATTGATGTTATTCTTATTTGGTTTCCGTTTGAAAGGATGATGAAAAGCAGCTTGAAAACCATTGGTACAAGCTTTTGCAACCCAATCTTCAAATGCAACATTACCTGTTGCCATGGAAACATTAAAAGATGATATGAAAGTTGATGATAAAGTTGTTTCAACAATTGCGCCACTTTCAACATCATTAGGTCTTATGGCCTGTGCCGGAGTCCAAGCGGGCTTAGTTACTAGTTTTTTATGAACTGGTAGTGATAAAATTGCGAGTGGCTTTAGTGGTGGCTTAGCAGTCTTCTTTATTATGTCTTTAATTATTTGTTTAATTGCTTCATTAGGAATTGCTGGAATTCCCGGAACAGCAGCAGTTGTTACCAGTGGGGTTTTAGGTGGCTTAGGATATGCTTCAATGTTTGGGCCAGTTTATGCTATTATTGGGGCGTTAGATGGTTTATTTGATATGGGACGAACAGCTGTCAATGTTGTCGCCGGAGTTGCCGTCGCCTCCATGACCGCGAAGACGGAAGGATTGATTGGTGATGATAGTGAAATTTTATCGGCTAAGCAGTTAGCAAAACAAAAAGAAATTTTATCAAATCGAATTAAAAAAGATAATTTAAAAGAGACAAAACAATTAGCTTTAAAAGAAAAAATGGCAGCTAAAAAAGCTAGCTAG
- a CDS encoding CoA-disulfide reductase: protein MKTIIIGGAALGMGVAARLKRNDPTMEIVVYQKHDYVSLGACGLPYFVADNFQDPDKLIARQISQFEEIGIIIRQNSQVIKLDSKNKMITFLDENQVEKTDFYDEVVIATGARPIVPNIINVKHPKVFTLTTLEDGVRFKKALATDQTIQKVVVIGAGFIGLEMCETLRHLQKDVTLIEMASNVVAKQYDEEISALIKAELIRNDVEVLLEQQVTEVLVNDKQLVGVKLASGNLVSCDAILLSVGFIPNTSFLQETGLKMLANQAIVVNEQGQTNLDHVWSGGDCATSKNYLTGEDIYSPLATVASKMARVIADNICGKPAKFVGSLQTAIIRVFGVEAVRTGLTTVEAVSKGYDIKNVMIKDKDRTHYVPNQADLTLKLIYDQKNQIILGAQMVGSNQAVLRIYGLVAIIWNKVKVDSILEQLDLPYAPPFSRTTDIIHIAISKLLK from the coding sequence ATGAAAACAATTATTATTGGTGGGGCAGCCCTTGGAATGGGGGTTGCTGCACGATTAAAACGAAATGACCCAACAATGGAAATTGTTGTTTATCAAAAGCATGATTATGTTTCATTAGGGGCTTGTGGTCTACCTTATTTTGTTGCTGATAATTTTCAAGATCCTGATAAATTAATTGCTCGACAAATTAGTCAATTTGAAGAAATAGGGATTATTATTCGTCAGAATAGTCAAGTTATAAAACTTGATTCAAAAAATAAGATGATTACATTTCTTGATGAAAATCAAGTTGAAAAGACTGATTTTTATGATGAAGTGGTAATTGCAACGGGAGCTCGACCAATTGTTCCTAACATTATAAATGTTAAGCATCCAAAAGTGTTTACCTTAACAACGCTAGAAGATGGAGTCCGTTTTAAAAAAGCTTTAGCTACTGACCAAACAATTCAAAAAGTTGTTGTTATTGGGGCTGGCTTCATTGGGTTAGAAATGTGTGAAACCCTAAGACATTTGCAAAAAGATGTAACATTAATTGAAATGGCAAGTAATGTTGTTGCCAAACAATATGATGAAGAAATTAGTGCTTTGATTAAAGCGGAATTAATTAGAAATGATGTTGAAGTATTATTAGAACAACAAGTAACAGAAGTTTTAGTTAATGATAAACAATTAGTTGGCGTTAAATTGGCAAGTGGTAATCTTGTTTCTTGTGATGCAATATTATTAAGTGTTGGTTTTATTCCAAATACTAGTTTTTTACAAGAAACAGGCTTAAAAATGCTAGCGAATCAAGCAATTGTTGTTAATGAACAAGGTCAAACAAATCTTGATCATGTGTGAAGTGGTGGTGATTGTGCTACTTCAAAAAATTATTTAACAGGAGAAGACATTTACAGCCCCTTAGCGACTGTTGCATCAAAAATGGCTCGGGTAATTGCCGATAATATTTGTGGTAAACCAGCAAAATTTGTAGGATCTTTACAAACAGCAATTATTCGTGTTTTTGGGGTAGAAGCCGTGCGAACAGGTTTAACAACAGTTGAAGCAGTATCAAAAGGCTATGATATTAAAAACGTTATGATAAAGGATAAAGATCGTACGCATTATGTCCCTAATCAAGCAGATCTAACGTTAAAACTAATTTATGATCAAAAAAATCAGATAATATTAGGAGCCCAGATGGTTGGGAGCAACCAAGCTGTTTTACGAATTTATGGCTTAGTTGCAATTATATGGAATAAAGTTAAAGTTGATAGTATTTTAGAACAACTTGACTTACCATATGCACCACCTTTTTCAAGGACAACTGATATTATTCATATTGCAATATCAAAATTATTAAAATAA
- a CDS encoding RidA family protein: MKNKMINSDLAPAAIGPYSHAVLATNGTLYISGQLPIDPNTGNFAGDDIVSQTEQALQNVLVILQEANMTKENVCKTTVYLKDMNDFTKMNEVYANFFGDVKPARAAFEVGKLPKDAKVEVEVVAC; the protein is encoded by the coding sequence ATGAAAAATAAAATGATCAATTCAGATTTAGCCCCAGCCGCAATTGGGCCATATTCACATGCGGTTTTAGCAACAAATGGGACGCTTTATATTTCAGGACAATTACCAATTGACCCTAATACGGGCAATTTTGCAGGTGATGATATTGTTTCACAAACCGAGCAAGCATTACAAAATGTTTTAGTAATTTTACAAGAAGCTAATATGACAAAAGAAAATGTTTGCAAAACAACAGTATATTTAAAAGATATGAATGATTTCACCAAAATGAATGAAGTATATGCAAACTTTTTTGGTGATGTTAAACCGGCTCGTGCGGCTTTTGAAGTTGGTAAATTACCAAAAGACGCAAAAGTAGAAGTTGAGGTTGTTGCCTGCTAA
- a CDS encoding MalY/PatB family protein — protein sequence MHFHSCRKIDQKRWNHNEIITKYNISPEDAIGLWIADSDLPLPRKIVRGIVKRAKYPYYGYQILRKDFAENLLLWHQKTKDVELSLSNFFFTPSTVFTVATIIEALTTFKDKILICTPIYEPLFHTIEVLDRKPVVVPLIVEQNQITFDFVALRAKIKAEKPRAFVVCSPLNPGGRIWTKEEMSEIVKICKENSIILISDEIHGDIILYQNQFISFLKFWEEYDNIIVASSINKTFNLAGIHNGWGIVKSPADQAKIATILDQRHISSSPNIFAQAACISCFKYGQKYLQTSKKIYQQNLEYIIKNFKEQCPELVPIIPEGTFLCCVNFANTGISRLEMVNLLIKDIKVLPQFADDFVDSCHSFFRLNLAIKPRVMVDVCQRIIKIVNQFKKTEGEIINEK from the coding sequence ATGCATTTTCATTCATGTCGAAAAATTGACCAAAAACGTTGAAATCACAATGAAATTATTACCAAGTATAATATTAGTCCAGAAGATGCAATTGGCTTATGAATTGCTGATTCTGATTTGCCACTACCACGAAAAATAGTTCGGGGTATTGTAAAAAGGGCAAAGTATCCTTATTATGGATATCAAATCTTACGCAAAGATTTTGCTGAAAATTTATTATTATGACATCAAAAAACAAAAGATGTCGAACTTTCTTTATCAAATTTCTTTTTCACACCAAGTACAGTTTTTACTGTTGCCACGATTATTGAAGCCTTGACAACATTTAAAGATAAAATTTTAATTTGTACGCCAATTTATGAACCATTATTTCACACAATTGAGGTTTTAGACCGTAAACCAGTTGTAGTTCCGTTAATTGTTGAACAAAATCAGATTACGTTTGATTTTGTTGCGTTACGAGCAAAAATTAAGGCAGAAAAACCAAGGGCTTTTGTTGTCTGTTCACCACTTAATCCTGGGGGACGGATTTGAACAAAAGAAGAAATGAGTGAAATTGTTAAAATTTGTAAAGAAAATAGTATAATATTAATTTCAGATGAAATTCATGGGGATATAATTTTATATCAAAATCAGTTTATTTCATTTTTAAAATTTTGGGAAGAATATGATAACATTATTGTTGCTAGTTCAATTAATAAAACGTTTAATTTAGCTGGGATTCATAATGGTTGAGGAATTGTAAAATCACCAGCTGATCAAGCTAAAATAGCTACTATTCTTGATCAACGTCATATTTCATCTTCGCCAAATATTTTTGCCCAAGCGGCATGTATTAGTTGTTTTAAATATGGTCAAAAGTATTTACAAACATCAAAAAAAATCTATCAACAAAATCTTGAGTATATTATTAAAAACTTTAAAGAACAATGCCCAGAATTAGTACCAATAATTCCAGAAGGGACATTCTTATGTTGTGTTAATTTTGCAAATACCGGGATTTCTCGTCTCGAAATGGTGAATTTATTAATTAAAGACATTAAAGTTTTACCGCAATTTGCCGATGATTTTGTTGATTCATGCCATTCCTTCTTCCGATTGAATTTAGCAATTAAACCAAGAGTAATGGTTGATGTTTGTCAACGAATTATTAAAATAGTAAATCAGTTTAAAAAAACAGAAGGAGAAATTATCAATGAAAAATAA
- the ruvX gene encoding Holliday junction resolvase RuvX, whose protein sequence is MAFYLALDIGTKTIGLASSHGVIASGRGTYYFGEEDFQKAANDIYQMIINENVTDLIVGYPKNMNNTIGPRAVMVDDFLAILKSLLNAETNIHLVDERLTTRISNQIMLEANLSRQKRKTKKDSLAAQLILETFLQQQENSEK, encoded by the coding sequence ATGGCATTTTATTTAGCACTAGATATTGGTACTAAAACAATTGGTTTAGCATCAAGTCACGGAGTGATTGCCAGTGGTCGGGGAACATATTATTTTGGGGAGGAAGATTTTCAGAAAGCGGCAAATGATATTTATCAGATGATTATTAATGAAAACGTCACTGATTTAATTGTTGGATATCCAAAAAATATGAATAATACAATTGGTCCCCGGGCTGTAATGGTTGATGATTTTTTAGCAATTTTAAAATCACTGTTAAATGCAGAAACTAACATTCATCTTGTTGATGAACGGTTAACAACAAGAATATCAAATCAAATTATGTTAGAGGCAAATTTATCACGCCAAAAACGAAAAACAAAAAAAGATAGTCTTGCGGCGCAATTAATTTTAGAAACATTTTTGCAACAGCAAGAAAATAGTGAAAAGTAA
- the alaS gene encoding alanine--tRNA ligase — MKKITSNQIRAMWIEFFKSKNHFELAPCSLIPIDDDSLLWINSGVATLKPYFDGRKTPPAPRLVNSQKSIRTNDIENVGYTARHHTLFEMLGNFSIGDYFKSEAIAFAWEFLTSKEWIGFDPEKLYITVYKEDKEAYDIWHNTIGIPDEKIILGDKDTNFWEIGAGPCGPNTEIFYDRGEKYDPLNLGIKLLQEDIENDRYLEVWNIVFSQFNNNGFGEYSELPRKNIDTGAGLERIVSIVQETPTNFETDLFMPLINKVEELLNHRYQYDINNFFVSKDEQTKINTAFKVIADHIRAVTFAIADGAFPGNKDRGYVIRRLIRRASLYGKKLGLNHAFLYLLVDVVIEIMGDFYHYLIPKAEVIEKAIFDEEEKFLKTLEQGSKLFNELKDKYHQISKEHAFRLFESYGFPIELIEEEAKEANISVDVKGFYELLDKARTLSRTNRKDVKAMQLQLEIFTTLDVDSTFVGYEQDEVEGAKVVFMFANDFVVDELTDCEGYIILDQTPFYAEKGGQASDSGLMTNDNTTIQVLNVQQGPNKQHLHYVRVTGTVKLNDLVNATIDRDKRFYTRKNHSGTHLLHAALREVLGNHAMQIGSYNDEERLRIDISHNQPITSNDLQLVEQSVQTAILAKIPCEVIYTDLKTALDEFHALAFFTEKYDATVRIIKFGQYSCELCGGTHVANSAEVEDLLVTGVESKGAGTFRVHAITSHKTIAAYVNDQFQKEIQSLSSYFDKYNQEKNLVNDKQLVALAEKINNLAANKNSFNDLKNLAALYKEQFKQWQKELEDLKIKTVLTKYHALPMTTIGDINLLIYQTPEELSIPALKMLSDDYKARFTKIIVCLIDCNNPKQAKLVVGVSHDLTEQYQANKIVKNLCQLLEGNGGGNASLAQCGFKNVTALEEFLVDPMAVFEK, encoded by the coding sequence ATGAAAAAAATAACATCAAATCAAATTCGGGCTATGTGAATCGAATTTTTTAAAAGTAAAAACCATTTTGAATTAGCACCATGTTCATTAATTCCAATTGATGATGATTCATTATTATGAATTAATTCTGGTGTCGCAACTTTAAAACCATATTTTGATGGTCGCAAAACCCCTCCAGCACCGCGCTTAGTTAATTCACAAAAATCAATTCGAACAAATGATATTGAAAATGTTGGCTATACTGCTCGCCATCATACTTTATTTGAAATGTTAGGAAATTTTTCAATTGGGGATTATTTCAAATCTGAAGCAATTGCTTTTGCATGAGAATTTTTAACAAGTAAAGAATGAATTGGATTTGATCCTGAAAAACTATATATTACAGTTTATAAAGAAGATAAAGAAGCATACGATATTTGACATAATACAATTGGGATTCCAGATGAAAAAATAATTTTAGGAGATAAAGACACTAACTTTTGAGAAATCGGAGCTGGACCATGTGGGCCAAATACAGAAATTTTTTATGATCGTGGCGAAAAATATGACCCATTAAACTTAGGAATTAAATTATTACAAGAAGATATTGAAAATGATCGTTATTTAGAAGTTTGAAATATTGTTTTTTCTCAGTTTAATAATAATGGCTTTGGTGAATATAGTGAATTACCACGTAAAAATATTGATACGGGGGCTGGATTAGAACGAATTGTCTCAATTGTGCAAGAAACACCAACTAATTTTGAAACTGATTTATTTATGCCCCTTATTAATAAGGTTGAAGAATTATTAAACCACCGTTATCAATATGATATTAATAACTTTTTTGTTTCTAAAGATGAACAAACTAAAATTAATACTGCTTTTAAAGTTATTGCCGACCATATTCGTGCCGTTACTTTTGCGATTGCTGATGGGGCTTTTCCTGGTAATAAAGATCGTGGCTATGTTATTCGCCGTTTAATTCGTCGGGCAAGTTTGTATGGGAAAAAATTAGGTTTAAATCATGCATTTTTATATTTACTTGTTGATGTTGTTATTGAAATTATGGGTGATTTTTATCATTATTTAATCCCAAAAGCTGAAGTTATTGAAAAAGCTATTTTTGATGAAGAAGAAAAATTCTTAAAAACGTTAGAACAAGGTAGCAAACTATTTAATGAATTGAAAGATAAATACCATCAGATTTCAAAAGAACATGCTTTTCGTTTGTTCGAAAGTTATGGCTTTCCAATTGAATTAATTGAAGAAGAGGCAAAAGAAGCCAATATTAGTGTTGATGTTAAAGGTTTTTATGAATTACTAGATAAAGCCCGAACATTATCACGCACTAATCGTAAAGATGTTAAAGCAATGCAATTACAGTTAGAAATTTTTACAACGTTAGATGTTGATAGTACTTTTGTTGGTTATGAGCAAGATGAAGTTGAAGGGGCAAAAGTTGTTTTTATGTTTGCCAATGACTTTGTTGTTGACGAATTAACTGATTGTGAAGGTTATATCATTCTTGATCAAACCCCATTTTATGCGGAAAAGGGGGGGCAAGCTAGTGATAGTGGTTTAATGACAAATGATAACACCACAATTCAAGTATTAAATGTTCAACAAGGTCCAAATAAACAACATCTTCATTATGTGAGAGTAACGGGAACAGTAAAATTAAATGATTTAGTTAATGCGACAATTGACCGTGATAAAAGATTTTACACTCGGAAAAATCATTCAGGAACACATTTACTACACGCTGCTTTACGAGAAGTGTTAGGTAACCACGCAATGCAAATTGGGTCATATAATGATGAGGAACGGTTAAGAATTGATATTAGTCATAACCAACCAATTACTTCAAATGATTTACAGTTAGTCGAACAATCAGTTCAAACTGCAATTTTAGCAAAGATTCCTTGTGAAGTTATTTATACTGATTTAAAAACAGCCCTTGATGAGTTTCATGCTTTAGCATTTTTCACTGAGAAATATGATGCAACAGTCCGAATTATTAAATTTGGGCAGTACTCTTGTGAATTATGTGGGGGAACGCATGTCGCTAATTCTGCTGAAGTTGAAGACTTATTGGTAACTGGTGTTGAATCTAAAGGGGCAGGAACATTCCGTGTCCATGCGATTACTTCCCATAAGACAATTGCGGCTTATGTTAATGACCAATTTCAAAAAGAAATCCAAAGTTTAAGTAGTTATTTTGATAAATACAATCAAGAAAAAAATCTAGTTAATGATAAACAATTAGTGGCCCTTGCGGAAAAAATTAATAATTTAGCTGCTAATAAAAATAGTTTTAATGATTTAAAAAATTTAGCTGCTCTTTATAAAGAACAATTTAAACAATGACAAAAAGAACTTGAAGATTTAAAAATCAAAACTGTTTTGACAAAATATCATGCTTTACCAATGACAACAATTGGGGATATAAATCTCCTAATTTATCAAACTCCTGAAGAATTATCAATCCCGGCTTTAAAAATGTTAAGTGATGATTACAAAGCTCGTTTTACAAAAATTATTGTTTGTTTAATTGATTGCAATAATCCAAAGCAAGCAAAACTTGTTGTTGGGGTTAGTCACGATTTGACTGAGCAATATCAAGCAAATAAAATTGTTAAAAATCTTTGTCAATTATTAGAAGGCAATGGGGGAGGTAATGCTAGTTTAGCACAATGTGGCTTTAAAAATGTTACTGCTCTAGAGGAATTTTTAGTTGACCCAATGGCGGTGTTTGAAAAATAA
- the scm1 gene encoding motility-associated protein Scm1 yields MSIKTWIKFSTVWAVTLLTILLAVVFIPVLNGQVGDIKAAAITALSIPGLANNPLADINNNSAYSLLNFLLSYSSFEGIFSLPGLGLFKFWSLLLYIFLPIFTLIGGGLAIFVITLSIINNQAKWKNERLIKITLLGKRITGIITFFLLFLGLFLIAIQDNSAFSNSQKLAWYNLPTDAGVVTFANGTTFHPTIFSIVGLVINQFGLNHFFSNQAAVLQVGMLILIFLTPIFFVIYLVSLIINQAVRVVTPQTLSYGGASSFGQWLGFVNITSKRELRTRLGSNIGMILLFFGFIAVMVFPTFIPLNGFQTANYVIIGIALVLIFASFLPLYFMLYRLKNLRRFSYNLLMFIQMLVWLIIGVVWQLVLIIAFQKYFEYPAYISIITTFIFSLILVISFLLLVRGHR; encoded by the coding sequence ATGTCTATAAAAACGTGAATTAAATTTAGTACTGTTTGAGCAGTAACATTGTTAACAATTTTGTTAGCAGTTGTCTTTATTCCTGTTTTAAATGGTCAAGTTGGTGATATTAAAGCCGCTGCCATTACTGCCTTGAGTATTCCAGGATTAGCAAATAATCCGTTAGCAGATATTAACAATAATAGTGCATATTCATTACTTAATTTTTTATTATCATATTCATCATTTGAAGGGATTTTTAGTTTACCAGGTTTAGGTTTATTTAAATTTTGATCATTGTTATTATACATTTTTTTACCAATTTTTACGTTAATTGGTGGTGGATTAGCAATTTTTGTTATCACATTATCAATTATTAATAATCAAGCAAAATGAAAAAATGAACGACTAATTAAGATAACATTATTAGGTAAAAGGATCACTGGTATTATTACCTTCTTCTTATTATTTTTAGGATTATTTTTAATAGCAATTCAGGATAATTCCGCTTTTAGTAATAGTCAAAAATTAGCATGATATAATTTACCTACTGATGCTGGGGTTGTTACTTTTGCCAATGGAACAACTTTTCACCCAACAATTTTCTCAATTGTTGGACTGGTTATTAATCAATTTGGATTAAATCATTTTTTTAGTAATCAGGCCGCTGTTTTACAGGTAGGAATGTTAATTTTAATCTTTTTAACACCAATCTTTTTTGTAATTTACCTTGTTAGTTTAATTATAAACCAAGCGGTACGTGTAGTTACGCCGCAAACATTATCTTATGGTGGAGCAAGTAGTTTTGGACAATGATTAGGCTTTGTTAATATTACTTCAAAACGAGAATTACGAACACGCTTAGGAAGCAACATTGGGATGATTTTATTGTTCTTTGGCTTTATTGCCGTAATGGTTTTCCCAACGTTTATTCCTTTAAATGGCTTTCAAACAGCAAACTATGTTATTATTGGAATTGCGTTAGTCTTAATTTTTGCCAGTTTTTTACCATTGTATTTTATGCTATATCGATTAAAGAATTTACGTCGTTTTTCGTATAATTTATTAATGTTTATTCAAATGCTAGTATGATTAATTATTGGAGTTGTTTGACAGTTAGTATTAATTATTGCCTTCCAAAAATACTTTGAATACCCAGCATATATTTCAATTATTACAACTTTTATCTTTTCATTAATTTTGGTGATATCATTTTTATTACTTGTCCGTGGTCACCGTTAA